From a single Apium graveolens cultivar Ventura chromosome 2, ASM990537v1, whole genome shotgun sequence genomic region:
- the LOC141695585 gene encoding uncharacterized protein LOC141695585: MGVENFLIYAEENSEDRNKIPCPCGRCANFKKFSIKTIRGHIYDNGFCLGYVHWVWYGETASTGPKSSSASCPPEEKAPDPAPEQASDEASEQDQEHVAALETVDVCEAAYNSSQYDNDSYQFRRFVADAEQPLYEGSDCNKLESMLKLHNWKSRFGITDRAFTDLLSSVGSLLPKDNMLPSNAYEAKKTLSNLGLEYIKFHSCPNDCVLYRGVHVDATKCPKCRLSRWKLTKKGEERINLPAKVMWYFPIIPRFKRMFKSPSTAKLMCWHAQQRTQDGKMRHPADSPSWKNIDYRWPSFGSEPRNLRLALSADGVNPHNNGLSNRYSCWPVILVTYNLPPWLCTKRKFMMLSILVPGPHEPGNNIDIYLQPMIDDLKKLWKEGEPNMYDAYNKSFFTLKVVLMWTINDFPAYANLSGCVNKGYKCCPVCEDDTVAKFLTHSRKMCYQGHRRYLPLHHPYRRQKAAFNGQQEFGQPRRTLSGEEVLAEQEQIKFEFGKKMKKAKKVESPWKKKSVFFELEYWKFHHVRHCIDVMHVEKNVCDSLIGTLLNMRHKTKDSAAARRDMMEMGVRSDLAPQVGVKKTYLPPSPFTLSKAEKRTFLSSLMSMKLPYGHASNIKNCVSMPDLNIYGLKSHDCHILLQQLLSVAIRSVLPKHVRVTIIRLCFFFNALCNKVVDVSKLDKLQSDVILTLCDLEKVFHASFFDVMVHIVVHLVQELRLCGPVFYRWMYAFERFNKVLKSYV, from the coding sequence ATGGGGGTGGAAAACTTCTTGATATATGCTGAAGAAAATTCTGAAGATCGTAACAAAATTCCTTGCCCTTGTGGACGATGcgccaattttaaaaaattctctaTAAAAACAATCAGGGGCCATATCTATGACAATGGCTTTTGTCTAGGTTATGTGCATTGGGTTTGGTACGGGGAGACTGCTTCTACGGGTCCTAAATCTTCAAGTGCTAGTTGTCCACCTGAAGAGAAAGCTCCAGACCCAGCTCCTGAGCAAGCCTCTGATGAAGCGTCAGAGCAAGATCAGGAGCATGTCGCTGCTTTGGAAACTGTTGATGTTTGTGAAGCGGCATATAACTCGAGTCAATATGATAATGATTCATATCAGTTTAGGAGGTTCGTAGCCGATGCTGAGCAACCTCTATATGAGGGTAGTGACTGTAATAAGTTAGAGTCGATGTTGAAGTTGCATAACTGGAAATCTAGGTTTGGTATTACCGATAGGGCCTTCACTGACCTCCTTTCTTCTGTTGGGTCTCTACTTCCCAAAGATAATATGTTACCTAGTAATGCATATGAAGCAAAAAAAACCCTCTCCAATTTAGGTCTAGAGTATATAAAGTTCCATTCATGTCCGAATGACTGTGTACTGTACAGGGGTGTACATGTTGATGCAACCAAGTGTCCTAAGTGTCGACTTTCTCGGTGGAAGTTGACAAAGAAAGGTGAAGAGAGGATTAATCTTCCAGCCAAAGTCATGTGGTATTTTCCAATAATTCCTAGATTTAAACGTATGTTTAAATCTCCTTCCACCGCTAAACTAATGTGTTGGCATGCGCAACAGCGGACACAAGATGGTAAAATGCGACATCCAGCCGACTCTCCATCTTGGAAAAATATAGATTATAGGTGGCCATCCTTTGGTAGTGAACCGAGAAACCTTCGCTTGGCTTTATCGGCGGATGGTGTAAACCCGCACAATAATGGCCTATCTAATAGATATAGTTGCTGGCCAGTCATATTGGTGACTTACAATCTTCCTCCCTGGTTATGTACGAAAAGAAAATTTATGATGTTGTCGATATTGGTCCCTGGCCCGCATGAGCCTGGTAATAACATCGACATCTACTTACAACCGATGATTGATGATTTAAAAAAGCTTTGGAAGGAAGGGGAACCAAATATGTATGACGCGTATAATaaatcatttttcactttaaaagtAGTTTTAATGTGGACGATAAATGACTTCCCTGCTTACGCAAATTTATCTGGCTGCGTTAATAAGGGTTATAAGTGTTGTCCAGTTTGTGAAGATGACACCGTAGCTAAATTTTTGACTCATAGTAGGAAAATGTGCTACCAAGGGCATCGTCGATATTTGCCCCTACATCATCCTTATAGAAGGCAGAAGGCTGCTTTTAATGGACAACAAGAGTTTGGGCAGCCGCGTCGAACCCTATCCGGAGAAGAAGTGTTAGCAGAGCAAGAacaaatcaaatttgaatttgggaagaaaatgaagaaggcaaaGAAGGTTGAAAGTCCATGGAAGAAAAAGTCAGTATTTTTCGAGTTAGAATACTGGAAATTTCACCATGTTAGGCACTGTATTGATGTCATGCATGTCGAGAAGAATGTATGTGATAGTCTGATTGGCACATTACTAAATATGCGCCATAAGACAAAGGATAGTGCGGCAGCCCGTCGTGATATGATGGAAATGGGCGTTAGATCTGATTTGGCTCCCCAAGTAGGAGTAAAAAAAACCTATTTGCCTCCTTCTCCCTTTACTTTGTCAAAGGCAGAAAAAAGGACTTTCTTGTCATCATTAATGTCGATGAAACTTCCATACGGACATGCATCGAACATAAAAAATTGTGTTTCCATGCCTGATTTGAATATTTACGGGCTGAAATCACATGACTGCCACATTCTTCTCCAACAATTACTCTCGGTTGCAATACGCTCCGTTCTTCCGAAGCATGTTAGGGTCACAATTATTAGATTGTGTTTCTTTTTTAATGCTTTGTGCAACAAAGTAGTAGATGTGTCAAAACTGGATAAGCTGCAGTCAGATGTTATACTAACCTTGTGCGATCTAGAAAAGGTTTTCCATGCGTCATTTTTTGATGTAATGGTACATATAGTAGTCCACTTGGTCCAGGAACTACGCTTATGTGGACCAGTATTTTATAGGTGGATGTATGCGTTTGAACGATTTAATAAAGTACTAAAGAGTTATGTTTGA